The following are encoded together in the Lytechinus variegatus isolate NC3 chromosome 19, Lvar_3.0, whole genome shotgun sequence genome:
- the LOC121406318 gene encoding uncharacterized protein LOC121406318 isoform X4, translating to MMREDSMETEPAMDTQDMNHTAPLATLATASIDEDIIFESKGQKKRGGTFPRMAHFDVPEETPPGSQNGTLKANGTHRPQRQNGSLKGPWNRKTRGKGIPVKKEDTAKVLEMYLKRRSKSLNDAVLTREYFAQEKKKRVRSARNNTVSICSTLSTDSTTSEVHIQATMVAEATSDAPADKTVFSRASVTQQSFHEAMKCSIMEESSAMEQSADDELSSSDEQSPRSRSAPSTLRMQVHREPKEGMDTLKLKDKENGSATLTRDGYKRDSKKEPRRKRSFLDKAKNIMRSPSTSRKIIRTPSAVQRHEDKEKERLKEEKEKEKERQREEKEREKERLRKEKEEKELLDKKLKEYKEREKEKLKEMERKRKEEKEREKEWEKERERLRKEREKREKEELEKSHTRHHARTEVHREMKKTGFTARLKQSFRRSSRDRHHHHHHRTKDHIPSKPPELPPRPPELQQPKDVKPRRWPSFQFKRKSRKSASTPTDESGAGATTPSDTASMDFEYFASRADHTRSLNDAERRRLIIEMRQARRENSGNASDSQVLDRVQGAHPPLSQATSHDSFGSFASSEGSERPERPRTLAFRRTRAERAQRGLNNVIRLDSTTPGHVRRDVDTSFPVLPAALLADDLVRDGGSSSHPERGANGGGEGPDKNVTDSWTESGDGSDIPFEQRNQEEREEYFKRIADRLAMIGDQALADYEFNDSTGGAVGGQQRPIQSTCTTETYASCSASVSGATAAAGVGRDIAAEYVEIGQRIQTDVDGIQLRRRSQAFFPTGMLMGVIMNDTYQSFSNTMQSIVGQEVGMEQLAIVFKFTKVAVRLAHSMGKHASSIKDNSVRFISDRYAVWLDSQGGWGSVVTSDDSDSLHEESEID from the exons ATGATGCGAGAGGACTCGATGGAGACAGAACCAGCCATGGACACCCAAGACATGAACCACACTGCGCCTCTTGCAACCCTAGCAACCGCTTCCATCGATGAGGACATCATTTTTGAGAGCAAGGGGCAGAAGAAACGAGGTGGTACATTCCCCAGAATGGCGCACTTCGATGTCCCGGAGGAAACGCCTCCGGGGTCACAGAACGGCACCTTGAAAGCTAATGGGACGCACCGGCCTCAGCGTCAGAATGGAAGCCTTAAAGGACCATGGAATCGGAAGACCAGGGGTAAAGGGATTCCGGTTAAGAAAGAAGACACTGCTAAAGTTTTGGAAATGTACCTGAAAAGGAGAAGCAAGAGTCTTAACGATGCTGTTCTCACTAGGGAATATTTTGCTCAGGAAAAGAAGAAGCGGGTAAGGTCCGCAAGGAACAATACAGTGTCTATCTGTTCTACGCTCAGTACTGACTCCACCACGAGTGAGGTTCATATTCAAGCAACGATGGTTGCAGAAGCGACTTCGGATGCGCCAGCGGATAAGACTGTGTTTTCAAGAGCTAGTGTGACACAGCAGAGTTTCCATGAAGCGATGAAGTGCTCAATTATGGAGGAGAGTTCCGCTATGGAACAAAGTGCCGATGATGAACTGTCATCGTCAGATGAACAGTCTCCAAGATCTCGCTCGGCGCCGTCTACCTTACGAATGCAAGTGCATAGAGAGCCTAAAGAAGGAATGGACACACTGAAGCTGAAAGACAAGGAAAATGGATCTGCCACTCTTACAAGAGATGGCTACAAGCGTGATAGTAAGAAGGAACCAAGACGGAAGCGTAGTTTTCTAGATAAAGCAAAAAATATTATGAGATCCCCGAGTACTTCTCGAAAAATCATTAGGACACCAAGTGCTGTGCAAAGACATgaggacaaagagaaagaaagactcaaggaagaaaaagagaaggagaaggaaagacaaagggaagaaaaagaaagggaaaaggaaagactgaggaaggagaaagaagaaaaagaactaCTGGATAAGAAATTAAAGGAGtataaagaaagggaaaaggaaaaattgaaagaaatggaacggaagaggaaggaagaaaaagaaagggaaaaggaatgggagaaggaaagggaaaggttacggaaagagagggagaagagggaaaaggaagaacTGGAGAAGTCCCACACTAGGCATCATGCCAGAACTGAAGTTCatagagaaatgaaaaagaCTGGCTTCACTGCCAGACTCAAGCAATCATTTCGACGGTCATCACGTGaccgccatcatcaccatcaccaccgcACCAAAGACCACATACCCTCCAAACCCCCAGAACTCCCTCCAAGGCCTCCAGAACTCCAACAGCCAAAGGATGTTAAACCCAGGCGATGGCCTAGCTTTCAGTTCAAACGGAAGTCGCGGAAAAGCGCATCCACACCTACCGACGAAAGTGGAGCAGGTGCAACGACTCCTTCCGATACTGCCTCAATGGACTTTGAGTATTTCGCGTCACGCGCAGACCACACCCGCTCACTCAACGACGCTGAGCGAAGAAGACTGATAATTGAAATGCGTCAGGCGAGACGAGAAAACTCAGGAAACGCTAGTGATTCTCAGGTACTGGATCGCGTCCAGGGAGCGCATCCACCGCTCTCACAAGCCACATCGCATGATTCTTTTGGTTCGTTTGCGTCATCAGAAGGGTCGGAGAGACCCGAGAGGCCACGTACTTTGGCGTTCAGAAGAACAAGAGCAGAAAGAGCACAGAGAGGATTGAATA aTGTGATCCGACTAGACAGCACGACACCGGGTCATGTGAGGAGAGATGTGGACACATCATTCCCCGTCCTTCCAGCAGCATTGCTTGCTGATGATCTGGTACGAGACGGAGGCAGTAGCTCGCACCCTGAGAGAGGGGCTAACGGGGGCGGAGAAGGACCAGACAAGAACGTGACAGACTCCTGGACTGAGAGCGGAG ATGGCAGTGACATTCCATTTGAGCAGCGCAACCAAGAGGAGCGGGAGGAGTACTTCAAGCGCATCGCCGACAGGTTGGCCATGATCGGGGATCAGGCTCTGGCGGACTACGAGTTCAACGACAGCACCGGTGGGGCAGTAGGGGGACAGCAGAGACCGATCCAGAGCACCTGCACAACCGAAACGTATGCTTCCTGCTCAGCTTCTGTGAGTGgtgcaacagcagcagcaggtGTAGGTCGGG ACATTGCAGCTGAATATGTTGAGATAGGCCAACGGATACAAACAGATGTGGATGGCATACAGCTG AGACGCAGGAGCCAGGCTTTCTTCCCGACCGGCATGTTGATGGGCGTCATCATGAACGACACCTACCAGTCTTTCAGCAACACCATGCAGTCCATCGTCGGCCAGGAGGTCGGCATGGAGCAGCTGGCGATAGTCTTCAAGTTCACCAAGGTGGCCGTCAGGTTGGCCCACTCCATGGGGAAGCACGCCAGTAGCATCAAGGACAACAGTGTCCGCTTCATCAGCGATCGCTATGCCGTCTGGCTCGACAGCCAAGGAGGATGG GGTTCGGTTGTGACGAGCGATGACTCAGACTCTCTGCACGAAGAATCAGAGATAGACTGA